A single region of the Leptodactylus fuscus isolate aLepFus1 chromosome 5, aLepFus1.hap2, whole genome shotgun sequence genome encodes:
- the CHPT1 gene encoding cholinephosphotransferase 1: MAGVLCLPEPLTALQLKRLEEHKYSASGRSLLEPLMQVYWNWLVEKVPLWLAPNTITLVGLVINVLTTLIVVYYCPTATEEAPAWALLLCAVGLFIYQSLDAIDGKQARRTNSSSPLGELFDHGCDSISIVFVAVGTIAAGRIGTLGSWMFFCCFVSMFMFFCAQWQTYVCGTLKFGVIDVTELQLSVMGVFLMSAFFGTSVWDYEIPMTGLPLKVLPLLGIISGSIYSCNNYFRVILSGGVGKNGSTVAGTSVLSPGLHIGLILILGLMIYQKSTTDLFHKHPCLYTLTFGFVSAKITIKLVLAHMTKSELYLQDTAFIGPGLLFLDQYFNSFIDEYIVLWLALAISLFELMRYCIGVCLQIATHLRISIFRISPMPAAEQVQVIASGIHQNNID; encoded by the exons ATGGCCGGTGTCCTGTGTCTGCCGGAGCCCCTCACAGCTCTGCAGCTGAAGCGGCTGGAGGAGCACAAGTACAGCGCCTCAGGCCGCTCCCTCCTGGAGCCCCTCATGCAAGTCTATTGgaactggctggtggagaaggtTCCCTTATGGCTGGCACCCAACACTATCACTCTGGTCGGACTGGTCATAAATGTTCTTACGACGCTCATTGTCGTTTACTATTGTCCTACAGCCACTGAGGAG GCACCGGCTTGGGCGCTTCTGCTTTGTGCTGTAGGATTGTTTATATATCAGTCATTGGATGCTATTGATGGGAAACAGGCTCGAAGAACCAACAGTAGCTCGCCACTCGGGGAGCTGTTTGACCATGGATGCGACTCTATATCTATAG TGTTTGTTGCGGTGGGGACGATAGCTGCAGGACGTATTGGAACCCTTGGCAGCTGGatgtttttttgttgctttgtcaGCATGTTCATGTTCTTTTGTGCCCAGTGGCAGACCTATGTGTGCGGCACCCTCAAGTTCGGAGT GATTGATGTGACCGAGCTGCAGCTTTCTGTGATGGGAGTGTTTCTGATGTCAGCCTTTTTTGGGACTAGCGTTTGGGACTATGAG ATTCCTATGACTGGATTACCACTGAAGGTCCTTCCGCTTCTGGGGATTATCTCAGGTTCAATTTACTCCTGTAATAACTATTTTAGAGTCATTCTCAGCGGTGGAGTCGGCAAAAATGGATCTACTGTAGCA GGAACAAGTGTATTATCTCCTGGTCTTCATATTGGATTAATTCTCATATTGGGACTTATGATTTACCAAAAATCAACAACAGACTTATTTCACAAACATCCGTGCCTTTACACCTTAACCTTTGGGTTCGTGAGTGCGAAAATCACTATAAAGCTTGTG ctggccCACATGACTAAAAGTGAACTCTATCTCCAGGACACTGCATTTATTGGACCAGGCCTTCTATTTCTTGATCAATATTTCAACAGCTTCATTGATGAATACATAGTTTTATGGTTGGCACTG gcCATTTCCCTGTTTGAATTGATGAGATACTGCATTGGTGTTTGCCTGCAAATAGCAACCCATCTGCGAATATCAATCTTCCGAATCTCTCCTATGCCGGCTGCAGAGCAG GTACAAGTTATTGCATCAGGAATCCATCAGAATAACATTGACTGA